Proteins from a genomic interval of Providencia stuartii:
- the nagE gene encoding N-acetylglucosamine-specific PTS transporter subunit IIBC gives MVPVAVLPAAAILMGIGYWIDPDGWGANSAIAALLIKSGAAIIDNMSVLFAIGIAYGMSKDKDGAAALTGFVGFLVVTTLCSPASYSMIMNVPLENVPAAFNKINNQFVGILVGVLSAELYNRYSGVELPKALSFFSGRRLVPILTSFLMIILAFVLMYVWPVVYNGLVSFGESIKDLGSVGAGVYAFFNRLLIPVGLHHALNSVFWFDVAGINDIPNFLGGAKSIEEGLAIPGITGRYQAGFFPIMMFGLPGAALAIYHCARPENKAKVAGIMLAGAFAAFFTGITEPLEFSFMFVAPVLYVIHAFLTGISVFISASMQWLSGFGFSAGLVDMLLQSRNPLALQWWMLIVQGLVFFCIYYVIFRFMIRKFNLMTPGREESAGDETIDGYDENLSPADSSESDIQKEARQYVAAVGGSDNITGIDACITRLRLSVKDSSVVNDAMAKRLGASGVIRLNKQSVQVIVGTRAELVASAMKEVMAKGAIAGSAPAAAAQTTKVTEPTKAKGETILSLVAPVSGEVYSLDDVPDEAFSSRIVGDGIAIKPTSDEVLAPVAGTVVKIFETNHAFCIETDNGVELIVHMGIDTVALKGEGCARLVEEGSEVQAGTPILKLDIAFLEANAKSMISPVIISNIDDFAGVEILASGNVTAGETVIYNVLK, from the coding sequence ATGGTGCCTGTGGCAGTATTACCTGCCGCCGCGATCCTGATGGGTATTGGCTATTGGATTGACCCAGATGGGTGGGGTGCCAATAGTGCAATCGCAGCGTTACTGATAAAATCAGGTGCAGCTATTATTGATAATATGTCTGTGCTGTTTGCTATCGGTATCGCTTATGGTATGTCAAAAGATAAAGATGGTGCAGCTGCACTGACGGGGTTTGTCGGTTTCTTAGTGGTAACAACATTATGTTCACCGGCGTCTTACTCCATGATTATGAATGTTCCGCTTGAAAATGTGCCAGCGGCTTTCAATAAGATTAACAACCAATTTGTCGGTATTCTTGTTGGTGTGCTCTCTGCTGAGTTATATAACCGTTATAGCGGGGTAGAGTTACCAAAAGCATTGTCATTCTTTAGTGGACGCCGTCTTGTCCCGATTTTGACATCGTTCCTAATGATCATCCTTGCTTTTGTGCTGATGTATGTTTGGCCGGTAGTTTATAATGGCCTAGTCTCATTTGGTGAGAGTATCAAAGATTTAGGTTCAGTGGGTGCTGGTGTTTATGCCTTCTTTAACCGTTTACTGATTCCAGTCGGTCTACACCATGCCTTGAACTCAGTGTTCTGGTTTGATGTTGCAGGAATTAACGATATTCCTAACTTCCTTGGCGGTGCTAAGTCAATTGAAGAGGGTCTGGCAATTCCAGGTATTACGGGGCGTTATCAGGCTGGTTTCTTCCCGATCATGATGTTCGGTTTACCAGGGGCGGCGTTAGCGATCTATCATTGTGCACGTCCTGAAAATAAAGCGAAAGTCGCTGGTATCATGCTGGCCGGTGCTTTTGCCGCATTCTTTACGGGTATCACTGAGCCACTTGAATTCTCATTCATGTTTGTGGCACCAGTATTGTATGTTATCCATGCATTCTTAACCGGTATTTCGGTCTTTATTTCTGCATCAATGCAGTGGTTATCAGGATTTGGCTTCAGTGCGGGCTTAGTCGATATGCTGCTGCAATCACGTAACCCTCTTGCATTACAATGGTGGATGCTGATTGTTCAAGGGCTTGTCTTCTTCTGCATCTATTATGTTATCTTCCGCTTCATGATCCGTAAGTTCAACCTGATGACGCCGGGCCGTGAAGAGAGTGCTGGTGATGAAACTATCGATGGCTATGATGAGAATCTAAGCCCAGCCGATAGCTCAGAAAGCGACATTCAAAAAGAAGCGCGCCAATATGTTGCGGCAGTGGGGGGAAGTGACAACATTACAGGTATTGATGCATGTATCACTCGTCTTCGTTTAAGTGTGAAAGATTCTAGTGTTGTTAATGATGCGATGGCAAAACGTCTTGGTGCGTCAGGGGTTATTCGTCTGAACAAACAAAGCGTTCAAGTTATTGTTGGTACCCGTGCTGAGTTGGTTGCATCTGCCATGAAAGAAGTGATGGCGAAAGGGGCCATTGCCGGTTCGGCGCCAGCCGCAGCGGCACAAACGACAAAAGTAACTGAGCCAACAAAGGCGAAAGGTGAAACTATTCTGTCACTGGTTGCGCCAGTGAGTGGTGAAGTTTATTCTCTTGATGATGTGCCTGATGAAGCATTCTCTAGCCGTATCGTCGGGGATGGTATTGCGATCAAACCGACTAGTGATGAAGTGTTAGCACCAGTAGCGGGCACCGTTGTGAAAATTTTCGAAACGAACCATGCATTCTGTATTGAAACAGATAATGGCGTTGAGTTAATTGTTCACATGGGCATCGATACCGTTGCTCTAAAAGGTGAAGGCTGTGCTCGTTTAGTGGAAGAAGGTAGTGAAGTTCAAGCAGGAACACCGATTCTGAAGCTGGATATCGCCTTCTTAGAAGCGAATGCAAAATCCATGATTAGCCCAGTAATTATCAGTAATATTGATGATTTTGCCGGTGTTGAAATTTTAGCTAGTGGTAATGTAACGGCAGGCGAAACCGTTATTTACAACGTACTAAAATAA
- the nagB gene encoding glucosamine-6-phosphate deaminase, translated as MRLLPLKTAHAVGIWSAQYIVDKINAFNPTAERPFVLGLPTGGTPLATYKALIALYQAGKVSFKHVVTFNMDEYVGIPENHPQSYHTFMYENFFNHIDIQKENINLLNGNAPDVDAECQRYEDKIKSYGKINLFMGGVGNDGHIAFNEPGSSLSSRTRIKTLTPETRIANSRFFDNDVNQVPKYALTVGVATLMDAEELMVLATGANKANAVQAAVEGSVNHLWTVSCVQMHQKALIVCDEPATLELKVKTLKYFSQLESDIIEAFN; from the coding sequence ATGAGGCTTCTGCCACTAAAAACGGCTCACGCCGTTGGGATTTGGTCTGCACAATATATCGTAGACAAAATCAATGCATTTAACCCAACTGCCGAGCGTCCTTTTGTGCTAGGTTTGCCAACCGGTGGAACCCCGCTTGCAACCTACAAAGCGCTTATTGCTCTATATCAAGCTGGCAAAGTGAGCTTTAAGCATGTTGTCACTTTCAATATGGATGAATATGTCGGTATCCCAGAAAATCATCCACAAAGTTATCATACCTTTATGTATGAAAACTTTTTCAATCACATTGATATTCAAAAAGAAAACATCAATTTACTCAATGGTAATGCACCTGATGTTGATGCGGAATGTCAACGTTATGAAGACAAGATCAAATCCTACGGCAAAATTAACCTCTTTATGGGTGGTGTTGGTAACGATGGGCACATCGCATTTAACGAACCCGGTTCATCATTAAGCTCTCGTACGCGCATCAAGACGTTAACACCAGAGACTCGTATCGCTAACTCACGCTTCTTTGATAACGATGTGAACCAAGTTCCTAAGTATGCATTAACCGTTGGCGTCGCAACGTTAATGGATGCCGAAGAATTGATGGTATTAGCGACTGGTGCGAATAAAGCAAACGCTGTACAAGCCGCGGTTGAAGGTTCAGTCAACCATTTATGGACCGTCAGTTGCGTACAGATGCACCAAAAAGCACTGATCGTCTGTGATGAGCCAGCGACACTTGAGCTAAAAGTAAAAACGCTAAAATATTTCAGTCAATTAGAATCAGACATTATCGAAGCATTTAATTAA